One genomic window of Arachis hypogaea cultivar Tifrunner chromosome 8, arahy.Tifrunner.gnm2.J5K5, whole genome shotgun sequence includes the following:
- the LOC112708344 gene encoding replication protein A 70 kDa DNA-binding subunit D-like: MDRQYDLLEMIAPPKESWKIHVRVIRLWSLPKFKDPKSSSSIEMVLMDEQGTTMHASVGEDLISVFEPLISEGTVKIMGYSPHHSFLIDVTEVMAGVEGERKYMNDGKLINMMVIHIENDGLQLNIVVLGEMVDRIKDFLASDDQQLPIVIFQFVRVKSTNIVQNIMYGTKLLINPDIPETLMLRKSVYYREISQYLSVVSGKPAYLDEDEVLYSTWRKTIKKLRAAADVGFYVVRATVLDVEPVPSWWYKSCVCSVKAEANADEYFCDGCNRDVNNVVDRYKLNLLVFDGTDTINFVVFDKEVAALFGRTCTEMVKELNEKGKASKDPTGFNEFFLDKEFLFKVEVETTGWCDSYDVSVIRSDSTNLSRWRDTQGPVKSGVSRAGPINPVHPRGEDGCSVCDESPDPIVENLSVTKRPVVRRLLDEFNMSGAPSIKK; encoded by the exons ATGGATAGACAATATGATTTGTTAGAGATGATTGCACCGCCAAAAGAGAGCTGGAAGATTCATGTCAGAGTAATCAGACTCTGGTCTTTACCAAAATTCAAAGACCCCAAATCCAGTAGCTCCATTGAAATGGTGTTGATGGATGAGCAG GGAACAACTATGCATGCTTCTGTAGGTGAGGATCTGATATCTGTGTTCGAGCCATTGATATCGGAAGGAACTGT GAAAATTATGGGATACTCTCCTCATCATTCTTTTTTGATTG ACGTTACTGAAGTTATGGCCGGCGTAGAGGGTGAGAGGAAATACATGAACGATGGCAAACTTATTAACATGATGGTCATTCATATTGAGAATGACGG TTTACAGCTTAATATTGTTGTTCTTGGAGAGATGGTGGACCGGATCAAGGATTTTCTGGCATCGGACGATCAACAACTGCCAATAGTTATTTTTCAATTTGTAAGAGTAAAAA GTACCAATATTGTGCAGAACATTATGTATGGTACTAAACTTTTGATAAATCCAGATATTCCTGAGACTTTGATGCTTCGAAAAAG TGTGTACTATAGAGAGATCTCGCAGTACCTGTCTGTGGTTTCTGGCAAACCAGCATATCTTGATGAAGATGAAGTTTTATATTCCACTTGGAGGAAGACAATAAAAAAGTTACGTGCTGCTGCGGAT GTTGGATTCTATGTTGTTCGAGCCACTGTTCTTGATGTTGAACCCGTTCCAAGTTGGTGGTATAAATCATGTGTTTGCAGCGTGAAGGCAGAAGCTAATGCAGATGAATACTTCTGTGATGGCTGTAATAGGGATGTGAATAATGTGGTTGACAG gtaTAAGTTGAATTTGTTAGTTTTTGATGGTACTGATACAATAAACTTTGTTGTGTTCGATAAGGAGGTCGCAGCACTATTCGGACGAACCTGTACTGAGATGGTGAAAGAGTTGAAT gAAAAAGGGAAAGCAAGCAAAGATCCTACTGGTTTTAATGAGTTTTTCCTTGATAAGGAGTTTCTATTCAAGGTCGAAGTAGAAACTACTGGATGGTGCGATTCTTATGATGTATCGGTGATACGTTCTGATTCTACCAATTTATCGAGGTGGAGGGACACTCAAGGCCCGGTAAAATCTGGTGTATCCCGTGCTGGTCCTATTAACCCTGTGCAT CCTCGAGGTGAAGATGGATGTTCTGTTTGTGATGAGTCACCTGATCCAATTGTGGAAAATTTGTCTGTTACTAAAAGACCTGTTGTGAGG cGTCTGTTGGATGAGTTCAACATGTCTGGTGCTCCTTCCATTAAAAAGTAG